The following are encoded in a window of Sphingobium sp. Z007 genomic DNA:
- a CDS encoding periplasmic heavy metal sensor: protein MKPKLLVLIAIVAFVAAVAGVFLGRYFFPQPKAAGVELHDVLHSKLDLDDRQKAQIELLEQRFAVRRRALELEMRADNARLAAAIETEHGNGPRVAAAVDQSHQAMGALQKETLGHIFAMRQILRPDQAKTFDQAVVHALTDDVR, encoded by the coding sequence ATGAAGCCGAAGCTGCTCGTTCTGATCGCAATCGTCGCCTTCGTTGCGGCCGTTGCGGGGGTGTTCCTGGGTCGCTACTTCTTCCCGCAGCCCAAGGCAGCCGGGGTCGAACTCCACGACGTATTGCACAGCAAGCTGGATCTGGACGACCGTCAGAAGGCTCAAATCGAGCTTCTTGAGCAGCGCTTCGCCGTGCGCCGACGCGCACTGGAGCTCGAAATGAGAGCGGACAATGCGCGTCTCGCAGCCGCGATCGAAACCGAACATGGTAACGGACCGCGGGTCGCGGCGGCCGTCGATCAGTCACATCAGGCCATGGGTGCGCTGCAAAAGGAAACACTTGGTCATATCTTCGCCATGCGCCAGATCTTGCGCCCTGATCAGGCCAAGACCTTCGACCAGGCGGTGGTACATGCGCTCACCGACGATGTACGGTGA
- a CDS encoding recombinase family protein — protein MARIGYARVSTTDQDLDIQIGRLKNAGCEIIRSETGSGASRSGRTELETIMQFMHTGDELVVLRLDRLGRSTRDVLNLVHELDEKGASLRILEPEVTTAGDMGRMVITILGMVADMELKFIKDRQRAGIEAARAEGVYKGRKKNVDDDEIRRRLAAGASKARVARDLKVSRMTVYRALDIIPSQTKLPEKPPTASIALHLIIENFNKRGRGRKPARERIEAMLERDYAMVKNGNCDYKLTVAYDPDPDGISLDEEIQSLLSEMFNIAESYNCSMEADIYEVGGQQRSW, from the coding sequence TTGGCTCGTATCGGATATGCCCGCGTCAGCACCACGGACCAGGATCTGGATATCCAGATTGGCCGCCTCAAGAATGCAGGTTGCGAAATTATCCGTTCCGAGACCGGATCGGGGGCCTCGCGGAGCGGGCGCACGGAACTGGAAACGATCATGCAGTTTATGCACACCGGCGACGAGCTGGTCGTGCTGCGGCTCGACCGGCTCGGCCGCTCCACGCGCGATGTCCTGAACCTGGTGCATGAGCTTGATGAAAAGGGAGCTTCGCTGCGCATCCTTGAGCCAGAGGTGACGACGGCGGGCGACATGGGGCGAATGGTCATCACCATACTCGGCATGGTCGCCGATATGGAGCTGAAGTTCATCAAGGATCGTCAGCGCGCCGGGATCGAAGCGGCGCGCGCCGAAGGCGTTTACAAAGGCCGGAAGAAGAACGTCGATGACGATGAAATCCGCCGTCGCCTTGCCGCCGGCGCCAGCAAGGCCCGCGTTGCCCGCGACCTGAAGGTCTCACGAATGACCGTCTATCGGGCGCTCGACATTATTCCGTCACAGACCAAACTGCCGGAAAAGCCGCCCACTGCCAGCATCGCCCTGCATCTGATTATCGAGAACTTCAACAAGCGTGGAAGAGGTAGAAAACCCGCTCGGGAGCGGATTGAGGCGATGCTGGAACGCGACTACGCCATGGTAAAAAACGGCAATTGTGATTACAAACTGACCGTCGCCTATGACCCCGATCCGGATGGCATTTCCCTTGATGAGGAAATCCAAAGCCTCCTCTCCGAGATGTTCAACATCGCAGAGAGCTACAATTGCTCCATGGAAGCCGATATCTACGAGGTCGGTGGTCAGCAACGGTCCTGGTAG
- a CDS encoding DUF411 domain-containing protein: MTLKFALAALMAALSVASAQAAPIVMHRDPGCGCCEQWAAQVRRQFGQSINIVDDQQRGRFQHAQGVPSALASCHTAIIDGMVFEGHVPIADMKRALAKRPKGVKGLAVAGMPLGSPGMEIAGQKPQPYSVIAFGSAGQTIFARHGG; the protein is encoded by the coding sequence ATGACACTCAAATTTGCCCTCGCTGCGTTAATGGCAGCCCTCTCCGTCGCTAGCGCCCAAGCTGCGCCTATCGTCATGCATCGTGACCCCGGTTGCGGTTGCTGCGAACAGTGGGCGGCCCAGGTGCGCAGACAATTTGGACAAAGCATCAACATCGTCGACGACCAGCAACGCGGCCGCTTTCAGCACGCTCAAGGCGTGCCCTCTGCGCTGGCATCATGCCACACTGCAATTATCGATGGCATGGTTTTCGAGGGCCACGTTCCCATTGCCGACATGAAGCGCGCGCTCGCGAAGCGCCCGAAGGGTGTAAAGGGACTGGCCGTGGCTGGCATGCCGCTGGGTTCACCGGGGATGGAAATCGCTGGCCAGAAGCCCCAACCCTATAGCGTCATCGCATTCGGATCGGCCGGCCAGACGATATTTGCCCGGCATGGCGGGTGA
- a CDS encoding efflux RND transporter periplasmic adaptor subunit — MSQVTITRGRLLGVAALLALAAGGIGFTVAEWRGGAPEGASLKPPARKILYWYDPMIPAEHHDGPGLSSMGMQTIPRYADEAGGGASPPGISIDPSASQSLGLRTVAVRRGSLASSLTATGTIDFNQRDVAIVQARAGGFVQRVYGRAPGDVVGAGAPLADILAPEWGGAQAEFLAVRRTGNAALTQAARQRLVLLGMPSGTIASVERTGRPHNVVTISTPTGGVIKALDVRTGMTMTAGQTLAEVNGLGTVWLNAAVPEAIAGPLKPGQSVQATLAAFPGETLSGRVSAILPQTQADSRTLTVRIELPNRGGRLRPGMFATVSLGGSTQPALLVPSEALIRTGKRTLVMLALDKGRYRPAEVQTGREAGDDTEILAGLNEGEKIVASGQFLIDSEASLSGVEARPIGGAAAAESASTAALYETVGKIEQITATSVTLSHGPVPAIGWPAMTMTFQLPDPKIARGLKTGDRVRFGFDRPPTGPTVRRMTKVAGQ; from the coding sequence ATGAGTCAGGTAACAATAACTCGCGGTCGCCTCCTTGGTGTCGCTGCCCTTCTTGCGCTCGCCGCTGGCGGGATCGGTTTCACCGTGGCCGAATGGAGGGGAGGAGCACCCGAAGGGGCGAGCTTAAAACCGCCAGCACGCAAGATTCTTTACTGGTATGATCCAATGATCCCTGCCGAACATCATGATGGTCCGGGCCTGTCATCGATGGGAATGCAGACAATCCCGCGCTATGCGGATGAGGCAGGGGGAGGCGCATCTCCGCCGGGAATATCGATCGACCCTTCCGCGTCGCAGAGCCTTGGGCTTCGCACCGTCGCGGTTCGCCGGGGCAGTTTGGCGAGCAGCCTCACCGCCACGGGCACGATCGACTTCAACCAGCGCGACGTCGCGATCGTACAGGCGCGCGCGGGAGGGTTCGTCCAGAGGGTCTATGGTCGCGCGCCAGGAGACGTGGTGGGCGCTGGCGCCCCGCTTGCCGACATTCTCGCTCCGGAATGGGGCGGTGCACAGGCGGAATTTCTTGCGGTCCGTCGCACCGGGAATGCGGCGCTCACCCAGGCAGCGCGCCAGCGGCTCGTGCTGCTTGGCATGCCCTCGGGCACGATCGCATCTGTCGAGCGTACGGGACGGCCGCACAATGTCGTCACCATCTCCACCCCGACCGGCGGGGTGATCAAGGCATTGGACGTCCGGACCGGCATGACGATGACGGCAGGGCAGACGCTTGCCGAGGTCAACGGCCTGGGAACGGTCTGGCTCAATGCCGCCGTGCCCGAAGCGATCGCCGGGCCACTTAAACCCGGACAAAGCGTACAGGCGACACTTGCCGCATTTCCCGGTGAGACGTTGTCGGGCCGTGTCTCGGCGATCCTGCCGCAGACCCAGGCGGACAGCAGGACGCTCACCGTCCGGATCGAGCTGCCCAATCGCGGCGGGCGTCTGCGTCCCGGCATGTTCGCCACAGTCTCGCTCGGGGGCAGTACGCAGCCTGCGCTGCTGGTGCCCTCCGAAGCGCTGATCCGTACCGGCAAGCGGACCTTGGTAATGCTTGCGCTCGACAAGGGGCGCTACCGGCCCGCTGAGGTGCAGACCGGCCGTGAAGCCGGCGATGACACCGAAATCCTGGCGGGTCTGAACGAGGGCGAGAAGATCGTCGCCTCGGGCCAGTTCCTGATCGATTCTGAGGCGAGTCTCTCGGGCGTCGAGGCGAGGCCGATCGGCGGTGCTGCTGCGGCAGAATCCGCCTCAACCGCTGCTCTATATGAGACTGTCGGCAAGATCGAACAGATCACCGCCACTTCGGTGACACTCAGCCATGGGCCGGTGCCCGCCATCGGCTGGCCGGCGATGACGATGACCTTCCAGCTTCCCGACCCCAAGATCGCGCGGGGCCTGAAGACCGGCGACCGCGTGCGTTTCGGCTTTGATCGGCCGCCTACGGGACCGACTGTTCGGCGCATGACCAAGGTGGCGGGCCAGTGA
- a CDS encoding copper resistance protein B translates to MKSLLLLIGAAPLALAVPASAQSMQNMPGMNMPMAQPPAKKKPAAKPPRQAKRATAAKPAARPAPARRRAPAAKPKPAMQGVSGMGDMPGMTMPASKAPAAADPHAGHDMSSMPGMVMPGSTGGAMNHDMPGMNMPADTGGQPMQHDMSSMPGMAMDGQMTGHGAGGTSLAPGNAPAPTPPSDHYADRVYKDGEMAASRTMLHNEHGGSTSSMILFNLAEYQVRNGRDGYRWDGEAWFGKDLDRLVVKTEGEGAFREGVDSAEVQGLYSRALDPYWNLQAGVRYDFKPNPSRTYATIGIEGVAPYWFETEAALFLSNKGEVLGRIEGYYDQRITQRLILQPRVELNLSAQNVPETRIGSGLSNAELGLRLRYEVRREFAPYIGVSYDRKFGRTADYARADGKDVKATSFVIGVRTWF, encoded by the coding sequence ATGAAGTCGCTTCTTCTCCTGATCGGCGCGGCGCCGCTCGCCCTCGCAGTACCGGCCAGCGCACAATCGATGCAAAACATGCCTGGCATGAACATGCCGATGGCTCAGCCGCCAGCAAAGAAGAAGCCTGCGGCCAAGCCGCCACGTCAGGCCAAACGAGCAACCGCCGCGAAGCCGGCTGCCAGACCCGCGCCCGCAAGGCGTAGGGCGCCCGCTGCGAAGCCCAAGCCCGCTATGCAAGGCGTGTCGGGAATGGGCGATATGCCCGGTATGACCATGCCAGCCAGCAAAGCGCCTGCGGCGGCCGATCCGCATGCCGGCCATGACATGTCGAGCATGCCGGGCATGGTGATGCCCGGGTCGACGGGCGGTGCGATGAACCACGATATGCCTGGCATGAATATGCCGGCAGACACGGGCGGTCAGCCGATGCAGCACGACATGTCGTCGATGCCCGGCATGGCGATGGACGGGCAAATGACGGGTCATGGGGCAGGGGGTACGAGCCTTGCGCCTGGCAACGCTCCTGCACCAACGCCTCCGAGCGATCACTATGCCGATCGGGTCTATAAAGACGGCGAGATGGCCGCTTCGCGCACCATGCTGCACAACGAACATGGCGGCAGCACCAGCTCGATGATCCTGTTCAATCTGGCAGAATATCAGGTCCGGAACGGCCGCGACGGCTATCGCTGGGATGGCGAGGCGTGGTTCGGCAAGGACCTCGACCGGCTCGTGGTCAAGACCGAAGGAGAGGGGGCTTTTCGCGAAGGGGTCGACAGTGCCGAAGTTCAGGGGCTCTACAGCCGTGCGCTCGATCCTTACTGGAACCTGCAGGCCGGCGTCCGATATGATTTCAAACCCAACCCGTCCCGAACGTATGCGACGATCGGAATCGAGGGGGTCGCGCCTTACTGGTTCGAAACGGAAGCAGCCTTGTTCTTGTCGAACAAGGGCGAGGTGCTGGGGCGGATCGAGGGCTATTATGATCAGCGCATCACGCAGCGTCTGATCCTGCAGCCCCGCGTCGAACTGAATCTTTCGGCTCAAAATGTGCCTGAGACAAGGATCGGATCGGGGCTGTCCAATGCCGAGCTGGGATTGCGCCTGCGCTACGAGGTCCGCCGCGAATTCGCGCCCTATATCGGTGTTTCCTACGACCGTAAGTTTGGGCGGACGGCGGACTATGCGCGGGCCGATGGGAAGGACGTCAAGGCGACGAGCTTCGTCATTGGCGTGCGGACCTGGTTCTGA
- a CDS encoding DUF305 domain-containing protein: MRGAEERIVKKIVAVMIVGLLTTPAIAQMQGMDHSKMDMGQMMNPTAANPYPPAEMEMHQKMMSAMGGDATETWVRKMIEHHRGAIAMSRIVLRDSKDAQVRMMANKAITEQTRGVSELQGWLRAHHKRAQ; this comes from the coding sequence ATGCGGGGCGCTGAGGAGAGAATTGTGAAGAAAATAGTCGCCGTCATGATCGTCGGATTGTTGACCACACCCGCGATCGCGCAAATGCAGGGCATGGATCATTCCAAGATGGACATGGGCCAGATGATGAACCCCACGGCAGCCAATCCGTACCCGCCGGCCGAGATGGAAATGCATCAGAAGATGATGTCTGCCATGGGCGGCGATGCGACGGAAACCTGGGTTCGCAAGATGATCGAGCATCATCGCGGCGCGATTGCGATGTCACGCATTGTTTTGCGCGACAGCAAGGATGCGCAGGTTCGAATGATGGCGAACAAAGCGATTACCGAGCAAACGCGCGGAGTAAGCGAGCTTCAGGGTTGGCTGAGAGCTCACCACAAGCGCGCACAGTAG
- a CDS encoding copper resistance system multicopper oxidase produces MPPVLNRRDLFRGAALTGGGLALSAWMPAWAQPVAAGIVKPLPTVNGNDITLKIAHQMMMIDGRASHAIGINGTVPAPLIRLRQGQTVRLSVINDLEEDSSIHWHGLLVPFQFDGVPGISFPGIKAKSTFVYEFPIVQAGTYWYHSHSGLQEQMGHYGPIVIDPEGEDPIKSDREHVIVLSDHSQMHPHQIFKKLKQVGGGYFNYQRQTLAGLLAGKDQPLKERLDWGKMRMDPTDVSDVTGSTYTYLVNGHGPQDNWTALFRPGERVRLRFVNASAMTTFNVRIPGLKLTVVQADGLNVRPVEVDEFQIAVAETYDVIVTPADDRAYTLVGESVDRSGMARATLAPREGMIAEVPPLRKRPLANMKDMGMGDMDMSGMSGMDHAAVGHDMAAGGAAAGGMAGMDMGSGASPGTDKTAGGAMANMPGMAAPAGDAMGGMAMGGMGGMNMRDASKAPQVKMGPGVQTISPVPMDRTGEPGQGLEDVGHRVLVYRDLMAVERNPDVRAPDRAMEIHLTGNMERYMWSFDGVKLSDKREPIPFIENERVRVTLVNDTMMSHPIHLHGHFFELVTGHGEYSPRKHTVNVAPGGKVSFDVTADAVGDWAFHCHMLYHMHAGMMRVVSVRPRGEAA; encoded by the coding sequence ATGCCCCCGGTATTGAACCGCCGCGACCTTTTCCGCGGCGCCGCGCTTACGGGCGGTGGCCTGGCTTTGTCGGCCTGGATGCCGGCATGGGCTCAGCCTGTTGCAGCCGGGATCGTGAAGCCGCTCCCGACTGTGAACGGGAACGATATCACGCTCAAGATCGCGCATCAGATGATGATGATCGACGGCCGGGCCAGCCATGCGATCGGGATCAACGGCACTGTGCCTGCGCCCTTGATCCGTTTGCGTCAGGGCCAGACCGTGCGCCTGTCGGTGATCAACGATCTTGAGGAAGACAGCTCGATCCATTGGCATGGCCTGCTCGTGCCGTTCCAGTTCGATGGTGTGCCCGGGATCAGTTTTCCCGGCATCAAGGCTAAATCAACCTTCGTCTATGAGTTCCCCATCGTTCAGGCTGGCACCTATTGGTATCATAGTCATTCGGGGTTGCAGGAACAGATGGGCCATTATGGACCGATCGTCATCGACCCGGAAGGCGAGGATCCGATCAAGTCAGACCGCGAGCATGTCATCGTGCTTTCCGACCATAGCCAGATGCATCCGCACCAGATTTTCAAGAAGCTCAAGCAGGTCGGTGGCGGCTATTTCAACTATCAGCGCCAGACGCTTGCCGGTCTCCTGGCCGGGAAAGATCAACCGCTCAAGGAACGCCTGGACTGGGGCAAGATGCGGATGGACCCCACTGACGTCTCTGATGTCACCGGTTCAACCTACACCTACCTTGTAAATGGGCATGGTCCTCAGGACAACTGGACCGCGCTTTTCAGGCCGGGCGAGCGGGTTCGACTGCGTTTCGTCAACGCCTCTGCTATGACGACATTCAACGTCAGGATTCCCGGCCTCAAACTGACGGTCGTTCAGGCAGACGGCCTCAATGTCAGGCCCGTCGAGGTCGATGAATTCCAGATTGCGGTCGCCGAGACCTATGACGTTATCGTCACGCCAGCGGATGACCGCGCCTATACGCTGGTTGGCGAATCCGTCGATCGGTCGGGCATGGCGCGCGCCACCCTGGCCCCGCGCGAAGGCATGATAGCCGAAGTCCCTCCGCTTCGCAAACGGCCCCTCGCCAATATGAAGGACATGGGCATGGGGGACATGGACATGAGCGGCATGTCCGGCATGGACCACGCAGCGGTGGGACACGACATGGCAGCCGGCGGAGCCGCCGCGGGCGGTATGGCGGGCATGGACATGGGGTCCGGCGCCTCGCCCGGCACGGATAAGACCGCAGGTGGTGCCATGGCCAATATGCCCGGGATGGCAGCGCCTGCTGGTGACGCAATGGGCGGCATGGCGATGGGTGGAATGGGCGGCATGAACATGCGCGACGCCAGCAAAGCCCCGCAGGTCAAGATGGGGCCTGGTGTACAGACGATCTCGCCCGTGCCGATGGATCGCACGGGAGAGCCCGGACAGGGCCTTGAAGATGTCGGGCACCGCGTCCTTGTCTATCGCGATCTCATGGCCGTGGAGCGCAACCCGGATGTCCGGGCGCCCGATCGTGCGATGGAGATCCATCTAACCGGGAATATGGAACGCTATATGTGGTCGTTCGACGGGGTGAAGCTCAGCGACAAGCGCGAGCCCATTCCGTTTATCGAAAACGAAAGGGTCCGCGTCACGCTCGTGAACGACACGATGATGTCGCACCCGATCCATCTTCATGGACATTTTTTCGAGCTGGTGACCGGGCATGGCGAATATTCGCCGCGCAAGCACACGGTCAATGTCGCCCCTGGAGGCAAGGTAAGTTTCGACGTCACCGCAGATGCGGTCGGCGACTGGGCGTTCCATTGCCATATGCTCTACCACATGCATGCCGGGATGATGCGCGTCGTCTCTGTCAGGCCTCGGGGAGAAGCCGCATGA
- a CDS encoding DUF305 domain-containing protein — MMKNAYSSLALQTLVGGVIMYLVMFVMIDSLGSFYNNLNMLYMTLMMVAPMVVLMILAMGHMFPSKTANMALLIGSVAIFAGSFALIRTQTTIGDTAFLRSMIPHHSGAILMCREASLKDPEIVRLCGGIEESQRREIDEMKAILARK, encoded by the coding sequence ATGATGAAAAATGCATATTCGAGCCTCGCCCTGCAGACCTTGGTCGGCGGCGTCATCATGTATTTGGTGATGTTCGTTATGATTGATAGCCTGGGGAGCTTCTACAATAACCTCAATATGCTCTACATGACGTTGATGATGGTTGCGCCGATGGTGGTGCTGATGATCCTCGCGATGGGCCATATGTTTCCGTCGAAGACCGCAAACATGGCCCTTCTGATTGGTTCGGTGGCGATATTTGCCGGATCATTCGCGCTCATTCGCACGCAAACTACGATCGGTGACACGGCTTTCCTCCGTTCGATGATCCCGCATCATTCGGGAGCGATCCTAATGTGTCGCGAGGCGTCCTTGAAAGACCCGGAAATCGTCCGTCTGTGCGGCGGCATCGAGGAATCTCAGCGCCGCGAGATTGATGAGATGAAGGCTATTCTAGCTCGCAAGTAG
- a CDS encoding TolC family protein codes for MRFLFYAPLLAVAPGMASAEPLTFHAAIERAQQQAPSIKAKALGTDAARAARPGAGALPDPTLGVSVESFPISGPLAFKPQRDDFTMARVGVSQDIPNLAKRHAQQARADSDIKVAEADTAVEARTVEVGVALAWINLAYAERRLAALDGVLSRLERVVGTTPGAVASGTARPAQTLAGQQAVAAMRDRRSELVSNVARARAMLTRWTGDPAPEVAGPIPDFVVDAVALRAGLDGHPSIRMSVAQAGQADADVRLAEAGRRSDFGVNLAYQRRDPRFGDYVSAGVTISLPFFTRNRQNAGIAAAQANAGRVLAEREAFRRALAADLDAELADHVMHHEQWMRARDTLQPLAEQRVKLETASYGAGRASLVDVADAYVALADATLTTLDREAKVAADGAGLIFTYGSELR; via the coding sequence ATGCGCTTTTTATTTTATGCGCCGCTTCTGGCGGTTGCCCCCGGCATGGCCTCTGCCGAGCCTCTAACTTTCCATGCTGCAATTGAGCGTGCGCAGCAACAGGCACCGTCGATAAAGGCCAAGGCGCTTGGGACCGACGCCGCGCGGGCTGCACGCCCTGGCGCTGGCGCGCTGCCCGATCCGACGCTCGGCGTGAGTGTCGAGAGCTTCCCGATCTCGGGGCCACTCGCGTTCAAGCCGCAGCGGGACGATTTCACAATGGCGCGGGTCGGCGTGTCTCAGGACATCCCCAATCTCGCCAAGCGGCACGCCCAGCAAGCGCGCGCTGATAGTGACATCAAGGTGGCCGAAGCCGACACCGCGGTCGAGGCCCGCACGGTCGAGGTCGGAGTGGCGCTCGCCTGGATCAATCTGGCCTATGCCGAACGCAGGCTTGCGGCTCTTGACGGTGTTCTGTCTCGCCTTGAGCGCGTGGTGGGAACGACGCCGGGCGCGGTCGCCTCGGGCACCGCGCGCCCAGCGCAGACCTTGGCGGGGCAGCAGGCTGTCGCGGCCATGCGGGACCGCCGCAGCGAACTGGTGTCGAATGTCGCGCGGGCACGGGCAATGTTGACCCGCTGGACCGGCGATCCAGCTCCTGAGGTTGCCGGGCCGATTCCGGACTTTGTCGTCGATGCGGTCGCTCTGCGGGCGGGACTCGACGGACATCCTTCCATCCGGATGTCCGTGGCCCAGGCTGGGCAGGCGGATGCGGATGTACGCCTGGCCGAGGCAGGCCGGCGCTCCGACTTCGGCGTCAATCTTGCTTATCAACGTCGTGATCCGCGCTTCGGCGATTATGTCTCGGCCGGCGTGACGATCAGCCTGCCGTTTTTCACCCGCAATCGTCAAAATGCCGGGATCGCGGCTGCTCAGGCGAATGCCGGGCGGGTTCTGGCTGAACGTGAAGCCTTCCGGCGGGCGCTCGCCGCGGACCTTGATGCCGAGCTTGCCGACCATGTCATGCATCACGAGCAATGGATGCGCGCGCGGGACACGCTGCAGCCTCTCGCCGAACAGCGCGTGAAATTGGAAACAGCCAGCTATGGTGCCGGACGCGCCAGTCTCGTCGATGTCGCGGACGCCTATGTCGCTCTCGCCGATGCGACTCTGACCACCCTTGATCGTGAAGCCAAGGTCGCCGCGGACGGAGCCGGCTTAATCTTCACCTATGGAAGCGAACTGCGATGA
- a CDS encoding RNA polymerase sigma factor — MSLDLQACSDGELAALTLAGRQPAFAEIMHRHQAAIFRLVRGLVGNAEDALDLTQDCFVSAFSHLRKYDGARPLRAWLSRIAINKCRDWRRRQKVRQLFTFGSAASDDEIEQVPDEAPSAHANADAKMQLKRMAAAINALPAPLREVLLLRTVEGLNQSEAATALSISGKAVETRLYRARARLAEILAEA, encoded by the coding sequence GTGAGTCTGGATCTTCAGGCGTGCTCCGACGGTGAACTTGCGGCGTTGACGCTCGCGGGTCGGCAGCCAGCCTTCGCGGAGATCATGCACCGACACCAGGCTGCGATATTTCGCTTGGTGCGCGGCCTCGTCGGAAATGCCGAGGACGCGCTTGACCTTACCCAGGACTGCTTTGTATCCGCATTCAGCCATCTGCGAAAATATGATGGTGCGCGGCCGCTACGGGCTTGGCTGTCCCGGATTGCGATCAACAAATGCCGCGATTGGCGGCGCCGACAGAAGGTGCGGCAGCTTTTCACCTTCGGTTCTGCCGCGTCCGACGACGAGATCGAACAAGTGCCGGATGAGGCACCTTCCGCACATGCCAATGCTGACGCGAAAATGCAGCTCAAGCGAATGGCGGCCGCTATCAACGCATTACCTGCTCCATTGCGAGAAGTTCTGTTGCTTCGCACCGTCGAAGGACTGAACCAGTCGGAAGCCGCAACCGCGCTCTCGATCAGCGGCAAGGCGGTAGAGACGCGTCTCTACCGGGCGCGGGCGCGCCTTGCAGAAATCTTGGCCGAGGCGTGA